A DNA window from Mycobacterium sp. IDR2000157661 contains the following coding sequences:
- the ipdB gene encoding cholesterol ring-cleaving hydrolase subunit IpdB: MISVSRAEVCAVACAELFRDAGEIMVSPMATMVSIGARLARLTFSPDILLTDGEARLLADTPALGVVGAIEGWMPFGRVFETLTWGRRHVVMGANQIDRYGNQNLSAFGPLQHPTRQMFGVRGAPGNTINHATSYWVGNHSKRVFGDSVDIVSGIGWDKVDPANPAYRFLNVYRVVTNLGVFDFNGPDHQMRAVSLHPGVEAEQVAENTSFQVHGLDSADTTRLPTEDEQKLIREVIDPKSLRDKEIR, encoded by the coding sequence GTGATTTCCGTGTCCCGCGCCGAGGTGTGCGCCGTCGCCTGCGCCGAACTGTTCCGCGATGCCGGTGAGATCATGGTCAGCCCGATGGCGACCATGGTGTCGATCGGAGCGCGGCTGGCCCGGCTGACGTTCTCCCCGGACATCCTGCTCACCGATGGCGAGGCTCGGTTGCTCGCCGACACTCCGGCGCTCGGCGTCGTCGGCGCCATCGAAGGATGGATGCCGTTCGGCCGGGTGTTCGAGACGCTGACGTGGGGCCGTCGCCACGTCGTGATGGGCGCCAACCAGATTGACCGCTACGGCAATCAGAACCTCTCGGCGTTCGGCCCGCTACAGCACCCGACTCGCCAGATGTTCGGTGTGCGGGGCGCCCCCGGCAACACGATCAACCACGCCACCAGCTACTGGGTGGGCAACCACTCCAAGCGCGTCTTCGGTGATTCCGTCGACATCGTCTCCGGCATCGGCTGGGACAAGGTCGATCCGGCCAACCCGGCATACCGGTTTCTCAACGTCTACCGCGTGGTGACCAACCTGGGCGTTTTCGACTTCAACGGCCCCGATCATCAGATGCGAGCGGTGTCGCTGCACCCCGGCGTCGAAGCCGAGCAGGTCGCCGAGAACACCTCCTTCCAGGTGCACGGTCTGGATTCCGCGGACACCACGCGACTACCCACCGAAGACGAGCAGAAGCTGATCCGCGAGGTGATCGATCCGAAGTCGCTCCGAGACAAAGAAATTCGGTGA
- the ipdA gene encoding cholesterol ring-cleaving hydrolase subunit IpdA encodes MTDKRTNLDDAVSEIRSGMTIGIGGWGSRRKPMAFVRALLRTDVTDLTVVTYGGPDLGLLCSAGKVKRVYYGFVSLDSPPFYDPWFAKARTSGAIEAREMDEGMLRCGLQAAAQRLPFLPIRAGLGSDVRAFWGDELKTVTSPYPTDGGFEELVAMPALTLDAAFVHLNLGDAQGNAAYTGIDPYFDDLYLMAAQKRYLSVERVVSTEELVKAVPPQALLVNRMMVDTVVEAPNGAHFTAAEPDHRRDEKFQRHYAQAAGSEDTWQQFVQTYLAGTEADYQVAVREFNDQEAAQ; translated from the coding sequence GTGACAGACAAACGAACGAATCTCGACGACGCCGTATCGGAAATCCGCAGCGGGATGACCATCGGCATCGGTGGTTGGGGCTCACGCCGCAAGCCGATGGCGTTCGTGCGCGCGCTGCTGCGCACCGACGTCACCGACCTGACAGTGGTGACCTACGGCGGCCCCGATCTGGGCCTGCTGTGCTCGGCGGGCAAGGTCAAGCGCGTGTACTACGGATTCGTGTCCCTGGACTCGCCGCCGTTCTACGACCCCTGGTTCGCCAAGGCCCGTACCAGCGGCGCAATCGAGGCACGCGAGATGGACGAAGGAATGCTGCGCTGCGGCTTGCAGGCGGCCGCACAGCGGCTGCCGTTCCTGCCGATCCGGGCCGGGTTGGGCAGCGACGTTCGCGCCTTCTGGGGCGACGAACTCAAGACGGTGACCTCGCCCTACCCCACCGACGGCGGATTCGAGGAACTGGTGGCGATGCCCGCGCTGACGTTGGACGCGGCATTCGTCCATCTCAATCTCGGTGACGCACAAGGCAACGCGGCCTACACCGGCATCGACCCGTACTTCGACGACCTGTACCTGATGGCTGCACAGAAGCGGTACCTGTCGGTCGAGCGGGTGGTGTCGACCGAGGAACTGGTCAAGGCCGTGCCGCCGCAGGCGCTATTGGTCAACCGCATGATGGTCGATACCGTCGTCGAGGCGCCCAACGGCGCACACTTCACCGCCGCCGAACCGGACCACCGCCGCGACGAGAAGTTCCAGCGGCACTACGCGCAGGCCGCCGGCTCCGAGGACACCTGGCAACAGTTCGTCCAGACCTATCTGGCAGGCACCGAAGCGGATTACCAAGTGGCGGTGCGCGAATTCAACGACCAGGAGGCCGCGCAGTGA